The Diadema setosum chromosome 8, eeDiaSeto1, whole genome shotgun sequence genome includes the window ATCAACATCATGAATAAGAAAGGAGAGAAGGAGATTGTCACAAAGATTATGAACAAGGTAAGTTGAGAACCAATATGAATGCTGACATTGTCATGATCAGACCTCATTCACGTTCATGTAGTCTAAACTAAACAGTGTAACGCCATGATGCTGACTTAACtatatataaattttgttaCATGCAGGGAATTTGTATGTCTGATTACTTCCTTAAATTCTTTTTCAATGGAAAATATGACTAGAATACATGATAgatatttgtttgattgtttgtgaacattttgttgttgatggtgtttttttgttgttacctGGCCAGATAATCCTTTTAGAATATCAGGTGACAGAATTCCACAAATGGTTTTAAAAGCAGTTTAAGGCCACAAAGcaagataacaatgattataggGATTGATAGCAATCAGCAATTCAGCAGTAACTGATTTGAAATTGGAAGATTTGCTATCAGAATACATTCATAGAATTCTGCTCTTTCTGGAgtcatgtgggggggggggggtgagctgAAAAGTTGTCAACAGTTTAATCAACAAGTGAACAAACTGCAAATGctttaaaaacacaattttgtgGATTATTTTGGATATTGTTTTGAGTGATTAAATGTGTAGTGTACCAAGACCACCTCCAATGTGGATTGCCGTACTACAGGTGTTcagttgtgtatgtgtgtgttggggggggggggggggggcggggaggagattattacctccaccaagggaaaaggttatgttttcatcagcgtatgtttgtttgttggtttgtctgtgtgcaaaataactcaaaaagtcatgaacagatttggatgaaacttaagGAAAGATTGAGAACgacacaagaaacagatgattaaattttggtagtgatctgggaatttttgtggattttatgaaggatttttgatattttgccaggtggggtcaatgaacttgggagttcaagctgcgcatttttaaGGTTTTCATATGctcactaaagtgcgtgctctggTTTCTGGTAGGGCGAGACGCGCTGCACAGCTGAaagttgatgacgtaacaatcggcttctatattgggaaatcggacgagtttcagcatgcatacgtatgggtggaaatcactgatctctatggaagaacaagatcagtggtggaaatgagctgcttggcggaggtctgcactctcagagtgcttctctagtagCATAGTTTCTTGGCCACTGCTCATTCTGTGAACTCCACATGTTTGAAATCTTTCATTTCTCTGCAGACATTTGAGCTCATCAAGTCCAAACAGGTAGAGAAGTACAACCGTGCTCCTGAGTTGGAGCGCTCCAGCGTGGAGACCAACCCAAGGGTCATCTTTAAGCGGGCCATCGAGAACTCCATGCCCTCCATGGGTCTGGTCACCATCCAGCGGGGAGGGAAGAACTATCAGGTGGGTGGTCCTTCTGGGTCACATGACAGTGTGCTTCTTTCTTCCTTACTCTTTGAAGAAAGTTATGTTTGTTCCAGTGTCTTGTGTCAGTCATGCTACTCCTCTGTGGGATTGTTGAAAGTACAGTTTAATGCCATGAGCAAAAATTATCACAACGGCATCTTTATTGGTCTCAAAACCAAGTTTTAATTAAGTTATCCATCCATCTGTGAGAAACAGGTGCGGtaattcacattattttttttttttttgtatctgttATTGACTCAATTTGTGGAATGTGTAACGTACATGAatagttttgtttcatctagccaggatgcaaaataatgaaccGTGGAAAATGATTTTAAGTCCAAGACTCACTGAGCAGCATATTTACCACCATTTTAGTATACAGTATTTCTGCTTTTGCCTATTTTCTTTTACAGTCCACATCCATGTAAGGTTTTCTTCTCATctattaaagattttttttttcattattatcagtcTCCACCATCAATACTATTACTTTAACATCATTTCAATAATCATTCCTGTCATCCTTGTTCTTACAATCAATACTATTATAGATACTGTCTGTCATTACTTTTGTTATCTTTCTTATGAGTACTGTAACACCAGAAACATTTGTAGcctgaaactttcatgaattgctgaccatgaaaaaattatgagtaTACTACATGTACGGGATTGTGTGGACAAAAAcctttcacattcattttatttctgcgAATTACGGTTCctattgaaattcatgaaagttttatGCACACCAAAATTTagggttttacagtatcttttctttctttccatttttattttcttttgacaaACTAGGTTCCATCTCCACTGAAGGAGAAGAGGCAAAGATTCCTTGCCATGAAGTGGATTCTGGCTGAGTGTGAGAAGAAGCCACTCAAGATGCACATGCCTGAGAAACTTTCACAAGAATTACTAGATGCCTTCCATAATGAGGTTTGTCACTGTCTCCAAAAAtctcattagaaaaaaaaaaaaaaaaacagaaaaaaggtaGAGAGAgcacaattttgaaaaaaaatcagttataCATTGAGTCAGAAGAATTACAAAGTGTATGTTTATGCAAAGTGTAAGTGTATGCAATACAGTATGTAAATATGATGTATAAATAATAGTCATGTGATcagaatttttactttgttgtaataAGAGTGTTGTTAcaataaccgtgtttgttataacaggagtgcactgtataataaGGAAATGTAAATTTAAAAGAATTTGGTTATCTatgcatgtgaatattttgacTTCATTTTTTCTCCCACAGGGCAATGTGGTGAAGAGGAAACATGATCTCCACAAGATGTGTGAAGCCAACAGAGCATATGCCCATTTCAGATGGTGGTGATAAGAAGCAAAAGACTCCTTGAAAGGAGGGGAAAATGCCATGAAACTTTTGGAAGGACTCCCAAGACTTCTTCACGCTAGGATGAGCTCAAAGCTGTGGACAATTCTTGATTGTGTTGCCAGCATCCATATGCTTTGGATCTGAGCTTTGATCATGGTGATGTCATAAGTCAGTATTGACAAAGGAGAACAGCGGTCAGATGGGATAGTGTGCTAAACAGATGGACACAAAGACAGATTTATAAAAATGGGGTTGAAGGAAGCTATATTATTCTGTTTAGGGATACATTCTGTGAGATacagctacaatgtatattgtattagTGCAAGTGGTATCTGTCATATATGAAAGGGAATCGGATAAACACCAAGATTGCCCTCAACATTATATATTGCTCGGAAATGACCATCTTTGCTAGTATCCATAAAATGGAGTCATATCAAGAATTTTATGGCACTGCTCTGTAAATAGAGTGGCATAGTTGGCGATACTTTCATGTATCAACAAATTTGGAGATGGCTATTGTGATTGCCcttccaaaggaaaaaaaaaaaatcacttaaaAAGCAAAACACAGCCTTTTGAAGATACAGGTCTCATTTTCGGATGGGCACACTGATGCCCATGAAAACTTCTTTGATGGTTAACAAGTCATCTTACCTCAGTCTCATGTCCACATGCTCATGGAATCATCATGTCTGAATATTTGCTTTTACCCATGATGAGGCATGTTTGTGAACATGAACATTTTGCTCAAGGTTACAGTGCGATATGTTGTATtcatgtgaaaatatgaaaacatttgTCCCATAACAATTGGAAGACATCCAAGGCTTACAGGAAACAGGAGGAAACTTATGGACAGCTAAAAAATGATGAAACCAAGAAATTCGtggtcatatttttcatttgcttGTGGATTTTCTCTATTGCTGTCTGCAAGTGGAAATCATGGAAAATGAGAGTGCTTGCTGAGGAACTCTACTGATGCTATCATCCatttcacatacactgtattactgATTCATACTTTGTAGTTCTGTGTTGCTGTGATATAGAAAACTTGTTAAAGTTGTTATTAACCATAGCACCCAAAATCAAACATGATcttcaaattaattttgatgaGCAGTAGatacaatgattttgtataTTGCTCTCTTCCAACATTATGTAAAGCTGTCCAGGCATATATTACTCGCATTTTCGTGAATGCATTTGTATGAGGAGTGCAACTGTATCaatgagaatgaaaaagaaattatgtaatacaattattcataattcatgtatgaatgaatgaaatagatttgtgacccgctacaacaaaaaggtcctaaagtcgcgcacggttgAAGctgtgaaaatcgagtttgaagtcagagcattaaaatttgtcaaaatttatgattttctgattttgatatattattggagtctaacatgtcttctatcatctgtcgaaattttgaagcaaaatggtgaaaggaaagaccaaaaaatagcgtttttctgagccatgttttttggcgtttcaacgaagcagaaactggttcgaaaatttggatttagcgccacagataggttccgcccctaacaacgaccagagtgatctcattggtcagtttgcttcttgctgctaaccgaagcgtgaagctcgcacactgcccagtcgactggtgcgtgcgggcggggtacgctatgctcagccgcttctcacatcctggtcactgattagttggtgaggagaccgccgttgctgatgtgcttgaatgaactcttcgggggttgctagggcttaccttctattgttcagaggtgaaaactgacttgcgtgtcccttgatcgcgattgcgtcgaaaagAAGACTTtaagggcgcttttctcgaaacagtgattttccagacgtctcgacatgctctcttttaaacatcgatatctccgcagccgattatttttataaaatgtgttatatatcaatttaaagcagaaagattaggggattatatcatgcaattttcaaataatcgacctctcccgactttaggatcattttgttgtagcgggtcacatttggtCAATAATAAATGTTTCATAAAACCAGCAATATTGGAGCAACCTTCCTGTATTCTAAAAGCTGTATTGCCACCTGTGTATTGCAAAATTCTCAACTCTTTTTGTGACCTTTGGATACTCGTGTAAGCACACAAACAATTTCCACGAACACATTGTCGCTTTTTTGAATTATCACATCTGCTGTGTGCACATGTGTTTTCATAATATGCGTGTGTTTACAGTGTACGTGTACTTGATGTGCATGGGCTTGGTGGACATGTGGCCAGTATacattatgtgtttgtgtgagtgtgtgcttgcatgtgtgtttgtgtttgcatgtaCTGTTGTATGTATATGCTGGAAGGAGTGTACAATATATAGATATTAATGATGGAGGATATAGGAATAGAGAATGGGAACAGCTGAACACTGTTACTTTCATTGGCACACCGAACAATAAATTTGTCACTCAAACAATATTTACAAGCAAGATCTACTATACAATATGCATTTCATTCAATCAAATGTCAACTGTggggaaagtgaaataaaaacattgtcCTCAGGGAGTGAAAGTAAGTTcaaatgtgtatgtttgtatgtgcgtgcgtgtgtgtgtttgtgggatgggggtgggggatgggggttGGAGGGGGTACTCCATTATGTTGAATTCTACACTAGTTCAGAGCTTCCAGATGTTGCTCTGTTGATACATATGCGTATGATGTTAGATGGATGTTAAAAACCATTTCAAATGGTTGCCTGTTTTTCCATATGTATCATATGGGCAGCAGTTTATTGTAATAAATCTTCAAGAAGCAGCCCTTACAGTTTTtacaacccccaccccccccccaaaaaaaaaaaaactaaaagaaagacactaacaaacaaacgatgGAGTGAAAAGGAACACTGAATCGAAATGTGATTAAATTCCATATCatgacacagaaaaaaaaaaaataatgcgcCATCTTTCCACTGCCCTAACGAGTAAATGCCGGGAAACGGTGAAAGTGCATGATGGATGGGGTTTCTTTTAGTTCttgagaaccccccccccccccctccaaaaaaaaaaaaaacaccaaaaaaaaaaaaaaaaaacacacacacaaaacagaacaaaacttaacaaaaaacaaaaacccaacaacaaacaaacaaaaaacaaaccaaacaaacaaacaaactatggTATTTGTGATGAGTGATGGGAAcgcatattttcacttttctaccataatgaaGGGGCACTTGACTTACTTCTTTTAGAAAGCACAGGGAAttaggttattaccctcaacatactacatgtagtatacCAGTaataagtcgaagaaatgtgtttttttcatgaaaatttgatttttgagGAATTCTCCTATATGTATATTTCTTATATCGTCCAttttaccaaggaggtactaggcgagctcgcctagtacctccttgattttacatgatgtTATGAATAAATGTAGTAGTTTTCTTATACCCAGCAATGAcggcaccgaaactttaaaagattcataactttcatattgattgtcaagttttcataaaactttcactgatgtgttctattaatattgctgctttcactcaatccacatttatacttgggctttggtttccctGACGTTTTCGTGGTCAAATTGACGATTTGTACCCACGAGCAGGGATTATGTTGTTCTATACAAAATGTGTGCAGTGCGCTAGATTTGGCAAGAACAGTGAGTGACCTAAGGTAGCCACTGATATAGAATGTCAGCGCATTACTAGTACTAGTATATGAAAAATCACagaaatgaaagtgaaactACTGAATAAAAAATGGTCGGACTAATTTCCAACGAATTGATATTCATTGTTACAAccactgataatgataataacttcTTAGAAACGCATAAGACAGTTATACCGCTATAGCctcttggcaaaaaaaaaaaagaaagaaagaaagaaagaaagaagtaaatactttttaaagttaatatttctcatagaatttttggctaaatgttaatgtattatataccgtATGAAAGGTAATTTACTTGGCTATGAACTTGGtaagtcaataaaaagggaaactttacgcatgagtgaacacctttatttttctcttgcaAGGCACAAAaggaaaaatggcaaaaatgaacaagttttCATTTATGCGTAAATGTTCTTCCATGTAACAATAAGGGCAAAAGACAAATTGGACAGaataaaaaaaccaaaaaccaaaacataAGTTCAATTGCAAATATATACTGCACCTATGATTTCtattaatatctttgaagcccaaaagatcaataaaggctaaaaataatggaggaaaatgaagaattttctgtcaaatccaaattcaaatgaaattagacaagaagcaatattaacaaaaatggtaggaTTTCGAATTGAATCCTCAAATTAGGAAGATTGAAAATTACATTTGGTTCTtaaatttgtctcatgaattcttaaattattcaatttaatgaatgaaataaaaacattctcttcatttaatcatcttagTGCCCTTACTCCcgatgtcatttgaagtttgagttgacagaaaattcctATATAGTTTCCCCCTTAAGTTTCCCACTTTGCTtaaggttataaagagataaagagaacaaaaactttCCATCCATTCCATCCATGTTTCTCGTTGTGTTAAgctggtcttttgttatcagtGTTATCTTTAAAGGATACTaagtatttgaaaatgaaagacaaTGTGTCGGTTTTTGTAATTTTTACTtgtgtgccttggaggacaaaaactaATGTGTCCATTCATGCGTATAAGTTTCGCTCTatattgacctaccaggttgatagccaattaaattgcCCATGGTAattaatacattgattttcatcaaaatcttctatgataTTTATGAACTCGAACttttttctttgcctagtgtatatcataaaaatatgaaaattcaaGGTATAATAGTTAGCTATTATAAAATAGTGAGCAGTTTCAGTCTTGCTAGAAAGGTTTATCaacaaaatttgaaacaaaactTGTGAAAGGTGGGAAGAATCAAACCCTGCCATTGATAGACTGGATTACAAATTAGTATTTGGCTGAAAAAGGAATCTGAATAATATATTCCTCTATCTGCCCCAAAAGACCAACTACGTCGATTTCATTATGCGTCCACATCATTCTGCTACcagctaacaaaaaaaaaaagaaaaaaaaatgggtgtatCTATAGATTCATGTAACTACTTAGAGAAACTCATTCACAGTTATGAAAAGTCGCGATTTGTCTTTTGTAATCTGACAAActttatacaaaataaaaatcgtgaCTTTTCATaactgtggatttttttttgtacttttgtaTCGACGAGAATCATTAAATTTGTCAACAATTTGGTTAGGTGGCAAAAGATGTTTTGgtgttttgtcattgttgttgttgttgtttacccGTTCCTCCCCTCTCTCTTCCGCTCTCCACGGCTCTAAATCAAATTCTAAACATATTTTTCATCCATCGGTGTAGCTAAAGTTGCCATCTGGCGGCACAAAGGCTGAGAACGCAGACAAGTTTTTGCAGTCTCTCCggaaaacaacaaacatacaaacaaaagaaagcacATGCACACGCAAACAAACAATCGATTCAACTAAACAAAAACGAAAAGACGAAATTAAAGAAATGACCCCCAAAACAACttgaggatgatgaggaggatgaaAGGGGTTGTGTTGAAGACAATGATAGACAGCTTCTTCTACACTGAATACGGCGAAATAAACAATGTCGGCAGTATTGTCTTGTGACAAAAACCATTTACTTAAATgatcatcatcacaa containing:
- the LOC140232315 gene encoding small ribosomal subunit protein uS7m-like, whose protein sequence is MALPTRLTGLLGMTRACEIYLPWFTQIRHSRYAPTFSPPVVDRKEYEDGTLPLDISTPVKAAVGDITSAFSYDPLVHKFINIMNKKGEKEIVTKIMNKTFELIKSKQVEKYNRAPELERSSVETNPRVIFKRAIENSMPSMGLVTIQRGGKNYQVPSPLKEKRQRFLAMKWILAECEKKPLKMHMPEKLSQELLDAFHNEGNVVKRKHDLHKMCEANRAYAHFRWW